A window from Onychostoma macrolepis isolate SWU-2019 chromosome 07, ASM1243209v1, whole genome shotgun sequence encodes these proteins:
- the LOC131543891 gene encoding SLAM family member 8-like — MNVFQESCCSILGVLLVFLLQGSCVDSDAEVVHKAVGDSLELTADYPKDDLEVQWKYNGINFADYQNNNFKTVKPELFHERLKMNEGNISITVADLKLQDSGSFSIVAEGKSVQYKTKFIELRVHDLIRDAKIEYNVSWLQSQNICMFHLRCLASGDQNPSYSWTGHQIQTQGSHLNISLRPAESATLTCTADNTVSVRYTTETVVCTETSEEQRLCVKS, encoded by the exons ATGAACGTCTTTCAAGAGTCCTGCTGCTCCATTTTAGGAGTTCTCCTGGTTTTCCTTCTCCAAG GGTCGTGTGTTGATTCAGATGCAGAGGTTGTGCACAAAGCTGTTGGAGACTCGCTGGAATTAACTGCTGATTATCCAAAAGATGATCTTGAAGTACAGTGGAAATATAATGGGATTAATTTTGctgattatcaaaataataatttcaaaacaGTTAAACCTGAATTATTTCACGAAAGgttaaagatgaatgaaggcAATATTAGCATTACAGTAGCAGACCTTAAACTCCAGGATTCTGGAAGCTTCTCTATTGTTGCAGAAGGAAAATCtgtacaatacaaaacaaaattcatTGAGCTACGTGTTCATG ATCTCATCAGAGATGCAAAGATTGAGTATAATGTTTCCTGGCTGCAATCGCAAAACATCTGCATGTTTCATCTCCGGTGTCTGGCATCCGGTGACCAGAATCCCTCGTACAGCTGGACCGGTCATCAGATCCAGACTCAAGGATCTCACCTGAATATCAGCCTCCGTCCAGCAGAGAGCGCTACACTCACCTGCACAGCCGACAACACCGTCAGCGTCAGGTATACTACTGAGACTGTAGTGTGCACAGAGACATCTGAGGAGCAAAGGTTATGTGTAAAAAGTTGA